The following are encoded together in the Xanthobacter autotrophicus Py2 genome:
- a CDS encoding ribosomal protein S13 (PFAM: ribosomal protein S13~KEGG: mlo:mlr0323 30S ribosomal protein S13): protein MARIAGVNIPTNKRVIIALQYIHGIGAKNAEEIVTKVGIPAERRVNQLTDQEVLQIRETIDRDYVVEGDLRREVAMNIKRLMDLGCYRGLRHRRGLPVRGQRTHTNARTRKGPAKPIAGKKK, encoded by the coding sequence GTGGCTCGTATTGCAGGCGTCAACATCCCGACCAACAAGCGCGTCATCATCGCGCTCCAGTACATCCACGGCATCGGCGCGAAGAATGCCGAGGAGATCGTGACCAAGGTCGGTATTCCGGCCGAGCGCCGCGTGAACCAGCTCACCGACCAGGAAGTGCTGCAGATCCGCGAGACCATCGACCGCGACTACGTGGTGGAAGGTGACCTGCGCCGCGAAGTGGCCATGAACATCAAGCGGCTGATGGACCTCGGCTGCTATCGCGGCCTGCGTCATCGTCGCGGCCTGCCGGTGCGTGGTCAGCGGACCCACACAAATGCCCGCACCCGCAAGGGCCCGGCGAAGCCCATCGCCGGCAAGAAGAAGTGA